The DNA window CTTCTTCTAAAGCTGAAGGCAATTCATTGCTCATGGCAATGAAACATGCCAAAACATTTTATATGACAAATCTTGAATTGCCGTTGGCTTTAGCCAACGGAAGGAAAGATCAAGCTGTTTATTGGGCTTTAGCCCAAATATACAGATCTTTCAGGCTTGATTGGCCAACACCGGACTAAATATATTTTGAATGTTCTCCCCTTTTTGCAGGTGATAAGCCTGTATTCCTGCTTTTTTGGCTCCTTCCACATTGGACAGGTTATCATCAATGAATAAAGTTTCTGAAGCTTTTAGTTTGCTGTCGTTAAGCACGAATTCAAATATCTTTTGATCAGGTTTGCGCATTCCTACTTCATTTGAATAATAAGTTTTTTCAAACAGACCTTCAAAATGGTCCATCCCGTACTGTTGTTTCAGGAACCTGAAATAATAGTCCAGGTGTATCTGATTGGTGTTGCTGAGCAGGAAAGTAC is part of the Bacteroidota bacterium genome and encodes:
- a CDS encoding HAD family phosphatase codes for the protein MLKLDNIKNIIFDLGGVVINLNVNLTTQAFVNFGFTDFNNMYTQLQQTELFNKLDKGLISPETFRNELRRYFSVNLSDEQIDQAWNAMLLDFPQENRKLIQQLSKQYRTFLLSNTNQIHLDYYFRFLKQQYGMDHFEGLFEKTYYSNEVGMRKPDQKIFEFVLNDSKLKASETLFIDDNLSNVEGAKKAGIQAYHLQKGENIQNIFSPVLANQA